In Bacteroidales bacterium, the following are encoded in one genomic region:
- a CDS encoding ATP-binding protein, translating to MKIRMMQKVIATLFFLTTAWGFQAGNLCRGQEVGNPFIKNLGPETYNAHSQNFTVAQDKRGVMYFGNFSGILEYDGDQWRLIPTENISRVSSLSIAANGIVYVGARGEMGYLSPDPSGNMAFVSLNDLIPSDYRNFLDVLGTYATSKGVYFVTEQFIFFYDFDFIQVTEVDGGVLSSQCIHDTLYCWVENKGLVKYGHGHPELLVDRHSGDGILEIRVLITVNDTTFLLGTAGQGLFWLRGRDVEGFRTNAGTDLTGIQFRCGVQLQDGTFAFGTERNGIIIVEPGGNIRQVINAKNGLRNDNVAFLYKGREGNLWAALNNGLALIAIPSPISYFVEQRGISGGVTDITRINSTLFVSTYQGLFHYDMPDHTFKSVSGITTGCWAILPDDDGLLAATSKGVYQVRGLRPVLITEGSSYALCRSAFNPSILYAGQTGSMLVMEKTTGQWKTRSTVTGINGEIMEIAEEKDGSVWMNTPLSGLYLYRPAASALIQRYDTTSGLPFMTGNHLSKLTSGIQLNTRQGLYRYNPESKAFEVFQLFPEDSINRNIWLKSTVEDHQGNLWTTNGDDKGITFYRRNQGILSEKVTTPYRPLNDLVVWNIYTEKNGIVWFGGPDGLFRYDPSVHTHHDVDFQTLIRQVTIKGDSTVFRGTFYDRDGITAGQPGEYPPMAIDYAHNSILFEYASVSMHVRGENEYQYILEGFDKGWSEWRNENTKEYTNLPKGDYVFRVRSKNAYDRISNDAVFSFRILTPWYRLWWAYLLYALILGGIVYLIVRLRSRKLLKEKQALEEVIQERTTEVVRQKEEIEHKSLELSEKNYELERINKTVKSINEEIHVARLTESVLEKMSAIPGVERALALVRDQSAQIFRYKAGFQWDTSELENIQYELEEAEERYLKNALEVHEDIFVKSDPVNLAEAPEFKQTGPPRSMIILVIKVEEKVEGMLLFMNMTRENAFDMRDLGFLKNSKEHIISAFIKSRILEDLQHTLENLKETQKQLIQSEKLASLGQLTAGIAHEIQNPLNFVNNFSSLSMDLTRELTEYIEKEKGNLSTETLGDIEEVITMLDSNVKKINEHGKRAERIVKGMLQHSRGKSGEFLSTDLNTLVEEYVNLSYHGIRAENKEFNATFVKDFDPGVGKVKIVPQDFSRVILNIMNNACYAVFEKSQKKKEGYTPTIGITTQRAEQQVIVRIKDNGTGIPQSILDKIFNPFFTTKPTGKGTGLGLSMSYDIVTNIHNGKLDVISVEGESTEFVVTIPDIK from the coding sequence ATGAAGATACGGATGATGCAAAAAGTGATCGCCACACTCTTTTTCCTGACCACTGCCTGGGGATTCCAGGCGGGTAACCTGTGCAGGGGACAGGAAGTTGGCAATCCTTTTATCAAAAATCTGGGGCCGGAAACATACAATGCACATTCCCAGAATTTTACAGTAGCCCAGGACAAGAGAGGGGTCATGTATTTTGGTAACTTTTCCGGGATCCTCGAATACGACGGGGACCAGTGGCGACTCATCCCAACTGAAAACATTTCCAGGGTTTCATCCCTTTCCATCGCTGCCAACGGTATCGTTTACGTCGGGGCAAGAGGTGAAATGGGCTACCTGTCACCCGATCCTTCCGGGAATATGGCATTCGTATCCCTGAACGACCTGATCCCATCGGACTACAGAAATTTTCTGGATGTCCTGGGAACGTATGCCACCTCAAAAGGAGTATATTTTGTAACGGAACAGTTCATTTTCTTTTATGATTTTGACTTCATTCAAGTGACGGAGGTTGACGGAGGGGTCCTGTCCTCGCAGTGCATCCATGATACCCTTTATTGCTGGGTCGAAAACAAAGGATTGGTCAAGTACGGCCACGGGCATCCGGAGCTGTTGGTCGACCGGCATTCCGGTGATGGCATCCTGGAAATCAGAGTCCTGATCACGGTGAACGACACGACGTTCCTGCTGGGGACCGCCGGTCAGGGGCTTTTCTGGCTGAGAGGACGCGATGTCGAAGGATTCAGAACGAATGCAGGCACTGATCTCACCGGGATCCAGTTCAGGTGTGGAGTTCAGTTGCAGGATGGCACCTTTGCATTCGGAACAGAGAGGAATGGGATCATCATCGTGGAACCCGGCGGGAACATCCGGCAGGTGATCAATGCAAAAAACGGCCTCAGGAACGATAATGTCGCATTCCTATACAAAGGCAGAGAGGGAAATCTCTGGGCTGCACTGAACAATGGTCTTGCCCTGATCGCCATCCCATCACCCATTTCCTATTTCGTTGAACAAAGAGGGATCAGTGGCGGTGTGACTGATATAACCCGGATAAATTCGACACTTTTTGTTTCCACTTATCAGGGTTTGTTCCATTACGACATGCCCGATCACACATTTAAATCTGTTTCCGGGATCACCACCGGATGCTGGGCGATCCTCCCTGACGATGATGGCCTGCTGGCCGCCACCAGCAAAGGAGTATACCAGGTCAGGGGACTCCGTCCGGTCCTGATCACAGAAGGGTCATCCTATGCACTTTGCAGGTCAGCGTTCAATCCATCCATTCTCTATGCAGGACAAACCGGGAGCATGCTGGTTATGGAAAAAACAACGGGTCAATGGAAAACCAGAAGCACGGTCACCGGAATTAACGGCGAAATCATGGAAATCGCCGAGGAAAAGGACGGATCGGTATGGATGAATACCCCGTTGAGTGGCCTCTACCTTTACCGGCCAGCCGCATCAGCCCTGATCCAGCGATACGACACCACCAGCGGGCTTCCGTTCATGACCGGTAATCATCTCAGCAAGCTGACTTCCGGAATCCAACTGAACACCCGTCAGGGACTCTATCGGTACAATCCTGAAAGCAAGGCATTTGAAGTATTTCAACTCTTCCCTGAAGACAGCATCAACCGGAATATCTGGCTGAAGTCGACCGTTGAGGATCATCAGGGCAATCTATGGACCACCAACGGGGATGACAAAGGCATAACCTTTTACAGGAGGAACCAGGGTATCCTTTCCGAAAAGGTCACCACCCCGTATCGCCCCCTGAATGATCTGGTGGTATGGAACATTTACACCGAAAAAAACGGCATTGTCTGGTTCGGGGGACCCGACGGATTGTTTCGGTACGATCCCTCCGTTCACACGCACCACGACGTGGATTTCCAAACGCTGATCCGGCAAGTGACCATCAAGGGGGATTCAACGGTCTTCCGGGGAACGTTTTATGACCGGGATGGCATCACTGCCGGCCAGCCAGGTGAATATCCTCCGATGGCCATCGACTATGCGCACAATTCCATTCTGTTTGAATATGCCTCTGTCAGCATGCATGTCAGGGGAGAAAATGAATACCAGTACATCCTGGAAGGATTTGACAAAGGCTGGTCAGAATGGAGGAATGAAAACACCAAGGAATACACCAACCTGCCAAAAGGGGACTATGTATTCCGTGTACGATCAAAAAATGCTTACGACCGGATAAGCAATGACGCCGTATTCTCATTCCGGATCCTGACTCCGTGGTACAGGTTATGGTGGGCATACCTGCTTTACGCATTGATCCTCGGCGGGATCGTCTACCTGATCGTCCGTCTGCGGTCACGTAAATTACTGAAGGAAAAGCAGGCGCTGGAAGAGGTCATCCAGGAGAGGACCACCGAGGTGGTCAGGCAAAAAGAAGAGATCGAGCACAAATCCCTGGAGCTGTCCGAAAAGAACTACGAGCTGGAGAGGATCAATAAGACTGTCAAGTCAATCAACGAAGAAATCCACGTTGCACGTCTGACAGAATCAGTACTTGAAAAAATGAGCGCCATACCGGGAGTTGAAAGAGCTCTTGCCCTTGTCAGAGATCAGTCAGCACAGATCTTCAGGTACAAGGCTGGTTTTCAATGGGATACATCTGAGCTGGAAAACATTCAGTACGAGCTGGAGGAGGCCGAGGAGCGTTATTTGAAAAATGCCCTGGAAGTCCACGAGGATATTTTCGTCAAATCAGACCCGGTGAATCTGGCAGAAGCCCCTGAATTTAAACAGACAGGCCCACCCCGGTCGATGATCATTCTGGTTATCAAGGTTGAAGAAAAGGTCGAAGGCATGCTGTTATTCATGAATATGACCAGGGAAAATGCATTTGACATGCGTGACCTCGGATTCCTTAAGAATTCCAAGGAACATATCATCTCCGCATTCATCAAGTCCAGGATCCTGGAGGATCTTCAGCATACGCTCGAGAACCTGAAAGAAACACAAAAACAACTGATCCAGTCCGAAAAGCTGGCATCGCTGGGGCAACTGACCGCTGGCATTGCCCATGAAATCCAGAATCCGCTGAATTTTGTCAACAATTTTTCTTCGCTGTCGATGGATCTGACACGTGAACTGACGGAATACATCGAAAAAGAGAAAGGCAATCTATCTACTGAAACGTTGGGAGATATAGAGGAAGTGATCACCATGCTTGATTCCAATGTGAAGAAGATCAACGAACATGGCAAACGGGCTGAGCGGATCGTCAAGGGGATGCTGCAACATTCCAGGGGGAAATCAGGTGAATTTCTATCCACCGACCTGAATACACTGGTCGAGGAATATGTTAACCTTTCGTATCACGGGATCAGGGCAGAGAACAAGGAGTTCAATGCCACATTCGTTAAGGATTTCGATCCCGGGGTGGGAAAGGTGAAAATCGTTCCGCAGGACTTCAGCAGGGTGATCCTGAACATCATGAACAACGCCTGTTATGCCGTTTTTGAGAAAAGCCAGAAAAAAAAGGAGGGATATACCCCAACCATCGGGATCACAACGCAGCGGGCCGAACAGCAGGTCATTGTCCGGATCAAGGACAACGGTACCGGCATTCCGCAATCCATCCTCGATAAAATCTTCAATCCGTTCTTCACCACCAAGCCAACAGGAAAAGGAACCGGATTGGGACTTTCGATGAGCTACGACATTGTGACTAATATACATAACGGGAAGCTGGATGTCATCTCCGTCGAAGGTGAGTCAACGGAATTCGTTGTCACCATTCCGGATATCAAATGA
- a CDS encoding ABC transporter substrate-binding protein yields MLRLKKTPSIFKGLLWVLLVALILLFTDRHNRHPEPGKGNKTYQNLTVPMLMDDEITPEFKAYVREGLSKGWPVERMRLALIEYSDSPFTEYTEEGIKDGLNRIGLVADQDYLLEIMNAQGDITMLNSIMDVVAVKPFDFVMTTSTPTLQAACRKLPHKTVIFTTVADPVTAGAGTSFTEHRPNMTGISTLSDFEGMVRLVRALMPGMTRVGTLFNPSEVNAVVNKETFESTLASNGLTLVAVPVNAASEIGNAVQSLAAMDIQAICQVIDNITGAAFPQIIRVANDCHLPYFTFDSPQIKDGALAAVARDYHQAGIEGVYLLARVIAGEDPAAIPFQFVSKTDILINKHVAEKSEIKIPAAYQAYLIEVKDHE; encoded by the coding sequence GTGCTCCGACTGAAAAAAACACCCTCCATCTTCAAAGGTTTGCTATGGGTCCTCCTTGTAGCGCTTATCCTGCTTTTTACCGACCGCCACAACCGTCATCCCGAACCCGGGAAGGGAAACAAGACCTATCAAAACCTTACCGTACCAATGCTGATGGATGATGAGATCACCCCTGAATTTAAAGCCTATGTCAGAGAAGGGCTTTCAAAGGGATGGCCGGTTGAGCGAATGAGACTGGCCCTGATCGAATACTCCGACAGTCCCTTTACGGAATATACGGAAGAGGGCATAAAAGATGGGTTGAACAGGATTGGTCTGGTAGCAGATCAGGATTACCTGCTTGAAATCATGAATGCCCAGGGCGACATCACCATGTTGAACAGTATCATGGATGTTGTAGCCGTCAAACCATTCGATTTTGTGATGACAACCTCCACCCCTACCCTTCAGGCTGCATGCAGAAAGCTGCCGCACAAAACCGTAATCTTTACCACAGTGGCTGATCCTGTTACTGCCGGTGCCGGAACAAGCTTTACAGAACACCGGCCGAACATGACCGGGATCTCGACCCTGTCCGACTTTGAAGGCATGGTCAGGCTGGTCAGGGCGCTGATGCCGGGGATGACAAGAGTTGGCACGCTGTTCAATCCGTCGGAAGTGAATGCCGTTGTGAACAAGGAGACCTTTGAATCCACCCTGGCCTCCAACGGGTTGACCCTGGTAGCCGTTCCGGTGAATGCTGCATCTGAAATCGGCAATGCAGTCCAATCGCTTGCTGCAATGGATATCCAGGCCATCTGCCAGGTCATCGATAACATAACGGGAGCAGCTTTCCCTCAGATCATCCGCGTGGCCAATGACTGCCATTTACCTTACTTCACGTTTGACTCCCCCCAGATCAAGGATGGAGCCCTGGCTGCCGTTGCCAGGGATTACCACCAGGCAGGCATTGAAGGGGTTTACCTGCTGGCCAGGGTCATCGCCGGTGAAGATCCTGCAGCAATTCCCTTTCAGTTTGTCAGCAAGACCGATATTCTGATCAATAAACACGTTGCTGAAAAATCAGAGATAAAGATACCGGCGGCCTACCAGGCGTATTTGATTGAAGTGAAAGATCATGAGTGA
- a CDS encoding SpoIIE family protein phosphatase has translation MAKNDPIKIMIVDDELDLEILFRQKFRKQLKESEWRFEFAANGLQALALLLEHPDTSIILSDINMPEMDGLTLLARLNELKNPALKTVIVSAYGDMDNIRTAMNRGAFDFITKPINFDDLEITIHKTIEQIRILYKANEEHEELVALQHDLNIAAEIQHSILPKKFPPFPDRTDFDIHAFMNAAKSVGGDFYDFFLIDQDHIGLVIADVSDKGIPAAIYMAVSRTIIRAAAIKGLPPKECLEYSNQLLCKENVNQMFVTVFYGILNTQTGEFHYTNGGHNPPYVISRGGMVRSLEKTGDVVLGAIDDVPYHQKSTKFQPGEALFLYTDGVTEAMNVNYELFSEARLESALKAASQNTPGEIILQVSSAIENFTLGAQQSDDITMMVVRYNPA, from the coding sequence ATGGCAAAGAATGATCCGATCAAGATCATGATTGTAGACGATGAGCTGGATCTGGAGATCCTTTTCCGTCAGAAATTCCGGAAGCAACTCAAAGAGAGCGAATGGAGATTCGAATTTGCAGCGAACGGCCTTCAGGCACTGGCGCTCCTTCTGGAGCACCCGGATACATCCATCATCCTGTCGGACATCAACATGCCCGAAATGGACGGGTTGACCTTGCTGGCAAGGCTCAATGAGCTGAAAAATCCTGCCCTGAAGACCGTGATCGTATCTGCTTACGGAGACATGGACAACATCAGGACCGCCATGAACCGGGGTGCGTTTGATTTCATAACAAAGCCCATCAATTTTGATGATCTGGAGATCACGATCCATAAGACCATCGAACAGATCCGGATTCTTTACAAGGCAAATGAAGAGCACGAAGAGCTGGTTGCCCTGCAGCACGATTTGAACATTGCGGCCGAGATCCAGCATTCCATTCTTCCAAAGAAATTCCCGCCCTTTCCCGACCGGACCGATTTCGACATCCACGCCTTTATGAATGCAGCCAAGTCGGTCGGGGGGGATTTCTACGACTTTTTCCTGATCGATCAGGACCATATCGGGCTGGTGATCGCTGATGTTTCAGATAAAGGCATCCCGGCCGCCATTTACATGGCGGTCAGCCGCACCATTATCCGGGCAGCCGCCATAAAAGGCCTTCCGCCAAAGGAGTGCCTGGAATACTCCAACCAGCTGCTCTGCAAGGAAAACGTAAACCAGATGTTCGTAACGGTCTTTTACGGAATCCTCAATACCCAGACCGGGGAGTTCCACTATACCAACGGCGGGCACAACCCACCTTATGTGATCAGCCGGGGAGGGATGGTCAGAAGCCTTGAGAAAACCGGCGATGTCGTGCTCGGGGCCATCGATGATGTGCCTTACCATCAGAAAAGCACAAAGTTCCAGCCAGGAGAAGCGCTGTTTCTTTACACCGACGGGGTGACAGAAGCCATGAATGTCAACTATGAACTTTTTTCGGAAGCACGCCTCGAATCGGCGCTGAAGGCTGCCAGTCAGAACACACCGGGTGAGATCATCCTGCAGGTTTCGTCAGCCATTGAAAACTTTACCCTGGGTGCTCAGCAATCAGACGATATCACAATGATGGTGGTGAGGTATAACCCAGCATAA